A stretch of Miscanthus floridulus cultivar M001 chromosome 13, ASM1932011v1, whole genome shotgun sequence DNA encodes these proteins:
- the LOC136500852 gene encoding pentatricopeptide repeat-containing protein At3g29230-like, with translation MSAAASSALRPAPKWGGAPSHRRLVEEHLASLPHGLPRLRHVQELHAQLLKQGLHRDPRAASKLISSYALLRRVPACRCVFSAAAALPSSPFAPNTALLTKTLLRAYALNSLPHAALAVFVDMPLRQRDTFTYSFLIKALATAGLTPVRAAHAHVVKLGSVEDTFVGNALIDAYSKNDVLSDAKKVFDEMTTRDVVSWNTAMAAMVRQGEVDAARSMFDEMPEKDTVSWNTMLDGYAKAGEAEEAFELFQRMPGRNVVSWSTVVSAYCKKGDMEMARVIFDKMPAKNLVTWTIMVSACAQKGLAEEAGRLFTEMKEAAIELDVVAVVSILAACAESGFLALGKRIHRHVRQRKLGRSTLVCNALMDMFCKCGCVNRADYIFDTEIVEKDSVSWNIIIGGFAMHGHGEKALDLFAQMKQQGFHLDAVTLINVLSACTHMGLVEEGRRFFANMERDYGIKPEMEHYGCMVDLLGRGGLIKEAVDMIKSMPWEPNEVIWGSLLSACRLHKNVEYAELAVNELSNLQPSNAGNYAVLSNIYAEAGKWSDMAKARVQMKGTGSQKTAGSSWIELDEAFHEFTVGDRKHPESDQISDMIDRLSSHVKFAGCVPVGHELLVQ, from the coding sequence ATGTCCGCTGCCGCATCCTCCGCGCTGCGCCCGGCGCCGAAGTGGGGCGGCGCGCCGTCGCACCGCCGGCTCGTGGAGGAGCACCTGGCCTCGCTCCCGCACGGCCTCCCACGCCTCCGCCACGTGCAGGAGCTCCACGCGCAGCTCCTCAAGCAGGGGCTCCACCGGGACCCGCGCGCCGCGTCCAAGCTCATCTCCTCCTACGCGCTCCTCCGCCGGGTCCCCGCCTGCCGCTGCGTCTTctccgccgccgcggcgctcCCGAGCAGCCCGTTCGCCCCCAACACCGCCTTGCTCACCAAGACGCTACTCCGCGCCTACGCGCTCAACTCCCTTCCCCACGCCGCGCTCGCCGTGTTCGTCGACATGCCGTTGCGGCAGCGGGACACGTTCACCTACTCCTTCCTCATCAAGGCGCTCGCCACTGCGGGCCTCACGCCCGTCCGCGCGGCACACGCGCACGTCGTCAAGCTCGGGTCCGTCGAGGATACCTTCGTTGGAAATGCGCTGATCGACGCCTACTCCAAGAACGATGTGCTCTCGGACGCGAAGAAGGTGTTCGACGAAATGACGACACGGGACGTTGTGTCCTGGAACACGGCCATGGCCGCAATGGTGCGGCAAGGGGAGGTGGACGCAGCAAGGAGCATGTTTGACGAGATGCCCGAGAAGGACACGGTGAGCTGGAACACGATGCTGGATGGCTATGCCAAAGCTGGGGAGGCGGAGGAGGCCTTCGAGCTGTTCCAGCGCATGCCGGGGAGGAATGTGGTGTCTTGGTCGACTGTGGTGTCAGCCTATTGTAAGAAGGGCGACATGGAGATGGCACGGGTTATATTCGATAAGATGCCGGCCAAGAACTTGGTGACATGGACCATAATGGTCTCAGCGTGCGCTCAGAAGGGGCTTGCGGAGGAAGCAGGCAGGTTGTTTACTGAGATGAAGGAGGCTGCCATTGAACTTGACGTAGTTGCAGTTGTGAGTATCCTGGCTGCATGCGCTGAGTCTGGCTTCCTTGCCCTTGGGAAGAGGATTCACCGGCATGTGCGCCAGAGGAAGCTGGGAAGATCAACCCTTGTATGCAATGCCCTGATGGACATGTTCTGCAAGTGTGGATGTGTTAACCGAGCCGACTACATCTTCGACACTGAGATAGTCGAAAAGGATTCAGTGTCATGGAACATTATAATTGGAGGGTTTGCAATGCATGGGCATGGTGAAAAGGCGCTGGACCTCTTCGCACAAATGAAGCAGCAAGGCTTTCACCTTGATGCCGTGACGCTCATCAATGTTCTCAGCGCTTGCACGCACATGGGGCTTGTGGAAGAAGGAAGGAGGTTctttgccaacatggagagagactATGGCATTAAGCCTGAGATGGAGCATTATGGTTGTATGGTCGATCTTCTTGGCCGTGGAGGGCTCATTAAGGAGGCTGTCGACATGATCAAAAGCATGCCTTGGGAGCCTAATGAGGTCATATGGGGGTCCTTGCTCAGTGCATGCCGACTGCACAAGAACGTGGAGTATGCAGAACTGGCAGTGAACGAGCTGAGCAACTTGCAGCCCTCAAATGCAGGGAACTACGCTGTCTTGTCGAACATCTATGCAGAGGCTGGGAAGTGGAGCGATATGGCGAAGGCAAGGGTGCAGATGAAAGGAACAGGGTCTCAGAAAACAGCTGGCTCAAGCTGGATAGAACTTGATGAGGCATTCCACGAGTTCACAGTTGGGGACAGAAAGCACCCAGAGTCTGACCAGATATCTGATATGATTGATAGGCTGAGTTCGCATGTTAAGTTTGCTGGCTGTGTTCCGGTTGGCCATGAACTGCTTGTTCAGTGA